GATGCGGGAGACTTTATCGAGGTCGCCTAGATGTGCTTTGGCCACTGCCAGTAAGTTGAGGGCGCAGACGCGGGCGGCTTCTTGACCGTAAGCAATGTCGCGGGTTTCGCCTATCTTACCGGTGTGAGTCATCTCACCATTTACCAGGCAGATGGCTCCGGACAGATAGAGCAGATTGCCGACCCGCATGGCGGGCACGTAACTGCCCGCAGGGGCGGGAGCGGAAGGAAGTTCGATGCCGAGTTCGGCGAGGCGTTGGTCTGTTTGGCTCATCGCGCGAACTTTGAACATCGAACGCTAAACGTCGAACTCAGAATTTCAGAAATGAAACTGTAGGCTGCTATTCGACGTTCAATGTTGGAAGTTCAAGGTTCGATGTTTCCGTAGGGTGTTTCGCCCTCGGTGGCAGCGATGGTGACTGCGCCGACGGTGTCGGAAAATACATTCACACTGGTGCGGCACATGTCGAGTATGCGGTCGGTGAGCCAGACGACGCCGATGGCCTCGACCGGTAGACCGACCG
The nucleotide sequence above comes from Coraliomargarita algicola. Encoded proteins:
- a CDS encoding RidA family protein, which produces MSQTDQRLAELGIELPSAPAPAGSYVPAMRVGNLLYLSGAICLVNGEMTHTGKIGETRDIAYGQEAARVCALNLLAVAKAHLGDLDKVSRIVQLNGFVNGVPGFADSPAVINGASDLLVEILAERGSHTRAAVAVTGLPKDTTVEIQAIFEVA